The window GATGCAGGAACTGGTAGACCTAAATATACTGTTAATCAGAACTTAGGAACTAGTACTTTTAGAGATAATACTAGTTTTGCTTCACGTTACCAAATCCAGGTAGGTGCTAGATACAGTTTTAATTAATTATAGTCTACGATGATTTTTTAAGCCCTGATCAATTGATCGGGCTTTTTTGTTGGTATTGATTGGGATAGACGAAATTCGATTAAATTATTGTTTTCTTAACCCTGGCTGGTACTCCTGCTACCATTACATTTTCGGGTACATTCTGCGTAACTGATGCTCCTGCGGCGATGTAAGCGCCTTTGCCAATGGTTAGTCCTGGTATTATGGTTGCACCTGCACCTATAAATACACCTTCCTGAATATGAACATTGCCTGCAACGGTAACACCGGGCGATATGGTTACGTAATCGTCAATAATGCAATCGTGGCTAATGTTGCAAAGGGTATTGATAATGCAGTGGTTGCCGATATTAACCTGGGCATTAATTACCCCTCCGGGCGCAATACAGTTGCCTGTACCCATTTTTAGCGTCGGGCTTAAGTAATTGTGCGGATGGATAATATTGATGAAGCTGTAGCCCTTTTCTGTTAGCAGGCTAATTATCGATTTCCGTTGATAGTTGCCAATAGCTCCAATA is drawn from Pedobacter sp. HDW13 and contains these coding sequences:
- a CDS encoding acetyltransferase, producing MIDVYVLGAGKHATEVSEYFNSHQEYNLAGYVINVDHHDQHSSLRKPVIQLLDFIKQYPASPELALIGAIGNYQRKSIISLLTEKGYSFINIIHPHNYLSPTLKMGTGNCIAPGGVINAQVNIGNHCIINTLCNISHDCIIDDYVTISPGVTVAGNVHIQEGVFIGAGATIIPGLTIGKGAYIAAGASVTQNVPENVMVAGVPARVKKTII